One segment of bacterium DNA contains the following:
- a CDS encoding energy transducer TonB, translating into MMRWIIAPALLAAAAGAQDGFVPAQPIHVEPLGEIEIVPGVVFTDTVVLKLTLDAEGQITEAEVWSTSGDDEIDATALAAARKCLFAPATQDGEPVESFYQIYYRLSAYRTREYLSAEEKAGTAEKTPPPEEEADGGN; encoded by the coding sequence ATGATGCGTTGGATAATTGCGCCGGCCTTGCTCGCGGCCGCCGCCGGGGCCCAGGACGGCTTCGTCCCGGCCCAACCGATACACGTCGAGCCGCTGGGCGAAATCGAAATCGTCCCGGGGGTGGTCTTTACGGACACGGTGGTATTGAAACTCACCCTCGACGCCGAAGGGCAAATCACGGAGGCCGAGGTATGGTCGACCTCCGGCGACGACGAAATCGACGCTACGGCGTTGGCGGCGGCGCGCAAGTGCCTTTTCGCGCCGGCCACCCAGGACGGCGAACCGGTCGAATCGTTCTACCAGATCTACTACCGGCTCTCGGCGTACAGAACGCGCGAGTACCTGAGCGCCGAAGAAAAGGCCGGGACGGCCGAGAAAACGCCTCCCCCCGAGGAGGAAGCTGACGGAGGAAACTAA